The genomic region GCACGCCCACTCGATACGCTGCTGGCGACCTGGGGCGTCAGCCTCATCATGCAGCAGGCGGCTCGCGATATCTTCGGCGCCATCGGTGTCGGCGTCACCGCGCCGTCGTGGCTCAATCATACGGTTGCGATCACCGGCGGTCCGCTCGCTGGGCTCTCGTTTCCCGCCACACGCATCTTCATCATGGCTGTGGCCTTGGTGGTTCTCGCCGGTCTTGGGGCGTTGCTGAACAAAACGCGGATCGGGCTTCTTGTCCGTGCCGTGAACCAGGACCGCCAGATGGCCGCGGCGACCGGCATCGATGTGCGACGCATCGACCTCATTGTGTTCAGCCTCGGTACGGGGATTGCCGGGCTAGCCGGCGTGGTGCTGGCTTTGCTCGGGCCGGTGACGCCCAACGTCGGTCAAAGCTACATCGTCCCGGCCTTCCTCGTCGTGATCCTCGGCGGCCTTGGCAGTCTCGCCGGCACGACGGTCGCCGCCGTTCTCACAGGGCTCGTTTCGGCGCTGTCGCAGATCTTTGTCGATGTCAGCCTTTCGCAGGTGCTGGTTCTCCTCTTCGTCATTGTCTTCCTGCAATTCC from Methylovirgula sp. HY1 harbors:
- the urtB gene encoding urea ABC transporter permease subunit UrtB is translated as MGELPLVVGQIFNGFSVASLFVLAALGLALSFGLMRVINMAHGEMLMLGGYLAYLTFLVVPGPLAIFVAMVAAFIGAALVGAVLEMTVIRRLAARPLDTLLATWGVSLIMQQAARDIFGAIGVGVTAPSWLNHTVAITGGPLAGLSFPATRIFIMAVALVVLAGLGALLNKTRIGLLVRAVNQDRQMAAATGIDVRRIDLIVFSLGTGIAGLAGVVLALLGPVTPNVGQSYIVPAFLVVILGGLGSLAGTTVAAVLTGLVSALSQIFVDVSLSQVLVLLFVIVFLQFRPQGVIAVRSRALD